A stretch of Procambarus clarkii isolate CNS0578487 chromosome 20, FALCON_Pclarkii_2.0, whole genome shotgun sequence DNA encodes these proteins:
- the LOC123755375 gene encoding uncharacterized protein, with the protein MVSLIYLAPVFLSLTINLVITTQQDGSVMTRPGSAIKYRLNEAVDEYNIYFWTHYPNTNVSLQFTSMMNYLANFTITQPDVWHVGYLSQPVAKTAVNIMIPHGKVFVNLDLTRVSKVTLSSQNLVYWTFCKNRGICALTIPDGRHSGTYESADNATSTNTTTIDNTTYGRSQYLLVGLLIVCFLLGVVVVVLSVFLCRGRRSQLFHVYEKPIHPPLPPPILPRIVIQSENDSRETRDTSVNDSDDGDYDLPYDQLQHHPINLHLQHQHDRRLQQRDLQRSHHHHDTPQLHSQRKRHLNQHDNTPKMITRKHDLNENDNTQGNDNTQKNDNTQKTDTSNRDDLNQERDTDDPESLNNLYCVILE; encoded by the exons ATGGTGTCCTTAATCTACCTAGCACCTGTCTTCCTGTCACTCACCATCAACCTCGTCATAACAACGCAACAAG ACGGTTCAGTGATGACACGTCCAGGATCAGCGATTAAATACAGACTCAATGAGGCAGTAGATGAATACAACATCTACTTCTGGACTCACTATCCCAATACCAATGTCAGTCTACAGTTCACCAGCATGATGAACTACCTGGCCAACTTCACCATCACTCAGCCCGATGTGTGGCATGTTGGCTACCTTTCTCAACCG GTGGCAAAGACAGCGGTAAACATCATGATACCGCACGGTAAGGTCTTTGTCAACTTAGACCTCACCAGAGTAAGCAAGGTCACACTCTCCAGCCAGAACCTCGTCTACTGGACCTTCTGCAAGAACCGAGGCATCTGTG CCCTGACCATCCCTGACGGCAGACACTCGGGCACATATGAATCAGCAGACAatgccaccagcaccaacacgacCACCATCGACAACACCACCTACGGCAGGTCTCAGTACCTGCTGGTGGGTCTGCTGATCGTCTGCTTCCTGCTGGGGGTCGTTGTGGTCGTCCTAAGCGTGTTTCTTTGCCGAGGGAGGCGAAGCCAGCTCTTCCACGTATATGAAAAGCCTA TTCACCCGCCGCTGCCGCCACCAATCCTTCCTCGTATTGTCATACAGAGTGAGAACGACAGCCGTGAGACGCGCGACACCAGCGTCAACGACTCGGACGACGGAGACTACGACCTCCCTTACGACCAGCTGCAACACCACCCCATCAACCTACACCTTCAGCACCAACACGACCGTCGTCTGCAGCAGAGAGACCTCCagcgctcccaccaccaccacgacacccctCAACTCCACAGTCAAAGGAAACGTCACCTCAACCAACACGACAACACCCCAAAAATGATCACACGCAAACATGACCTGAACGAAAACGACAACACTCAGGGAAACGACAACACACAGAAAAACGACAACACACAGAAAACCGACACAAGCAACCGTGATGATCTCAACCAGGAACGCGATACGGACGACCCCGAAAGCCTCAACAACCTTTACTGTGtaattttagagtaa
- the LOC138366743 gene encoding uncharacterized protein, translated as MDASNEFKVFLPPSSGSSKTKKGSEEGGSGSSGVRQRLVPVINKVFSPSHFMLAQRKTTVYKAVSGVSFQDIDVGGKKKSTGKRDKKKPNKNDQIYSAGSEGERSLPSSKSNRSVPSGSSTKASPEGKGEARGEPKKHRHSLGSHTERPSTFLSENLERFGFGSSEKKSRVRSVSRTRSTSATDNHYITKTTEISINDPPEKPRRSRSASRPHRSGSKVSLPSGKKTNTSMETACNFIDTKKQEDCHTQKGKNHQKAEGNTHKDGSNHQAGGSEKNNDCEIDDEDAYGRCRARKSDRSGKSDNSGVRSKTAPSKHTKDEKKNDDEEPEGGYFSLEKEEKGGNEIKFIYEALPTNSCDEYVENDQCVEAIYVCQVFRKDTDNEDDEDEHIYENCQVIRMTKDGKLINDDDENYENYQIIRRVKDEELLDIPVKATDVNKQDEELYEAISFVGQNPLALTRMTATQARLKRQKESLRPLGSIDSIPFIDDSDNSADENECRNSVSVDLVPQGNVTVITIKEGDGMEITQKVTPLRTKPLQLRPQDGPQDPPIEANNDVNLPKERSEGTESNSGEMSKVTLSETLTPKRPTRYSYPAVSPFIPKLCDKIGFKLARFSSPSEEAGRPVNSDVGSKVEVKVKKSMSHNDVQTHLKNKGSVVVLSESFSDDDIRQNEEFESFSETDSDLDNLDYDMFAPKTGKAGGHRSPLKNKKKPRTRSLSASHASPRISMPNRRCSDISGMCPVGDSDAPSDLQSPKTFQDLLGDRYLNPPETEVDSQSADGLRLEKMAPLMIRETSEIAVRGHRDVVLSPASTKSTEIQAGDQVIVDDTLSFTWSDAESEFEFIDFNKVEPPKTCVVFHGVTVVSSVDASAATDTTTTTTSSGSATVRTERKHGSSVKRAQSMKDVELIREYVELIVVYVEVRKVYIELNTTYVELNAADEELDYS; from the exons ATGGACGCCAGCAATGAGTTTAAGGTCTTCCTCCCGCCCTCAAGTGGTTCCTCGAAGACAAAAAAAGGTTCAGAGGAGGGTGGGAGTGGCAGCAgtggagtgaggcagaggcttgtgCCTGTCATTAACAAGGTGTTCTCGCCCTCTCACTTCATGCTGGCACAGAGGAAGACCACTGTGTACAAGGCGGTCTCAGGTGTCTCTTTCCAGGATATAGACGTCGGGGGGAAGAAAAAATCTACTGGCAAGCGAGACAAGAAAAAGCCTAATAAGAATGATCAGATCTACTCGGCGGGTAGTGAAGGCGAGAGATCCCTGCCGAGTAGCAAGAGCAACAGGTCAGTGCCAAGTGGGAGCAGTACCAAGGCTTCCCCTGAAGGCAAGGGCGAAGCTCGTGGTGAGCCGAAGAAGCATCGTCATAGCCTCGGCAGTCATACGGAGAGACCATCAACCTTTCTCAGCGAAAACTTAGAAAGATTTGGCTTTGGCTCAAGTGAGAAGAAGAGTCGTGTGAGGTCAGTTTCAAGAACACGTAGCACGAGTGCCACTGATAATCACTATATTACAAAGACCACTGAAATTAGCATTAACGATCCTCCAGAAAAGCCACGAAGATCACGATCAGCTTCACGCCCACATAGgtctgggtcaaaggtgtcattacCGTCGGGTAAGAAGACCAACACCAGTATGGAAACTGCCTGCAACTTCATTGACACAAAGAAGCAAGAGGATTGTCATACACAGAAGGGAAAAAATCATCAGAAGGCTGAAGGAAACACCCATAAAGATGGGTCAAATCATCAGGCTGGGGGAAGCGAAAAAAACAATGACTGTGAAATAGATGACGAAGATGCCTATGGCCGCTGTCGTGCAAGAAAATCTGACAGGAGTGGAAAGTCAGACAACTCTGGTGTCAGGAGCAAAACGGCGCCCAGTAAGCATACAAAAGATGAAAAGAAGAATGATGACGAAGAACCAGAAGGTGGGTACTTCAGCTTGGAAAAGGAAGAGAAAGGTGGTAATGAAATCAAATTCATCTACGAGGCGCTGCCAACAAATTCATGTGATGAGTATGTGGAGAATGACCAATGTGTGGAGGCCATCTACGTGTGCCAGGTGTTCAGGAAGGACACTGACAATGAGGATGACGAAGATGAGCACATCTACGAGAACTGCCAAGTGATTAGGATGACAAAGGACGGGAAGTTGATTAATGACGACGACGAAAACTATGAAAACTATCAGATTATCCGTCGTGTGAAAGACGAGGAGCTGCTTGATATACCGGTGAAGGCGACAGATGTAAACAAGCAAGACGAAGAACTATACGAGGCCATCAGCTTCGTGGGCCAAAACCCTCTGGCCTTAACACGAATGACAGCCACACAAGCTAGGCTTAAGAGGCAAAAAGAGAGCCTGCGTCCTCTTGGCTCCATCGATTCCATCCCTTTCATCGATGATAGTGACAACTCAGCAGatgagaatgaatgcagaaactcCGTGTCTGTAGACTTGGTTCCTCAAGGTAATGTCACTGTTATTACCATTAAAGAAGGCGATGGTATGGAAATTACGCAGAAGGTAACCCCTCTGCGAACAAAGCCTCTGCAGCTTCGTCCCCAAGATGGGCCCCAGGATCCGCCAATTGAAGCTAATAACGACGTTAACCTGCCCAAAGAAAGATCAGAGGGAACAGAAAGCAATAGCGGAGAGATGTCTAAAGTGACGCTCTCGGAGACTCTGACACCTAAACGACCAACCAGGTACTCCTACCCTGCAGTCTCGCCCTTTATTCCGAAATTGTGCGATAAAATCGGCTTCAAGTTGGCAAGATTTTCTTCCCCTAGTGAGGAGGCAGGAAGGCCAGTGAATTCGGATGTAGGGAGTAAAGTTGAGGTGAAAGTGAAGAAGAGCATGAGTCATAATGATGTACAGACTCACCTCAAGAATAAAGGCAGTGTGGTGGTTCTCTCTGAATCCTTCTCCGACGATGATATCAGACAGAATGAGGAATTTGAATCATTCTCTGAAACAGACTCTGATCTAGATAATCTGGATTATGACATGTTCGCCCCAAAGACAGGGAAGGCTGGTGGACATAGATCCCCTCTCAAGAACAAGAAGAAGCCCCGGACAAGATCACTTTCTGCATCGCATGCAAGTCCCAGGATATCCATGCCGAACAGAAGAtgctctgacataagtggtatgtgCCCAGTAGGTGACTCTGATGCCCCAAGTGATCTCCAGTCGCCCAAGACCTTTCAGGACCTTCTTGGAGACAGGTACCTAAACCCACCAGAGACTGAAGTGGACTCCCAGTCTGCAGATGGGTTAAGGCTGGAAAAGATGGCTCCTTTGATGATTCGGGAGACTAGTGAAATCGCTGTGCGGGGTCACCGTGATGTGGTGTTGAGTCCCGCTAGTACTAAGAGCACAGAGATTCAAGCCGGAGACCAGGTCATTGTCGACGACACCCTCTCCTTTACATGGTCCGATGCAGAGAGTGAGTTCGAATTCATAGATTTTAACAAAGTGGAACCACCGAAGACTTGTGTGGTGTTTCACGGAGTTACAGTAGTGTCCAGTGTCGACGCCTCTGctgccactgacaccaccaccaccactactagcagTGGCAGTGCCACCGTCAGAACGGAGAGAAAGCATGGATCCTCTGTTAAAAGGGCACAAAGCATGAAAG ATGTTGAACTGATCAGGGAGTACGTCGAACTGATCGTGGTGTACGTCGAGGTGAGAAAGGTGTACATCGAATTAAACACGACGTACGTTGAACTAAATGCTGCTGACGAGGAGCTTGATTACTCCTGA